The Microbacterium limosum genome contains a region encoding:
- a CDS encoding transferase: MGKNYVDIERDNGETLRYRKHVNGRGLIAHGAKVHASAFVETGAYVEPGAQVAAGARILRGAWVESDAFVGRDALVEEHAHIGRGAAIGPGARIGVRTHVGDHARVASGALIGDDETIADGQAVATDRRGLWLAA; the protein is encoded by the coding sequence TTGGGCAAGAACTACGTCGACATCGAACGTGACAACGGCGAGACCCTGCGCTACCGCAAGCACGTGAACGGGCGCGGGCTGATCGCCCACGGCGCGAAGGTGCACGCGAGCGCATTCGTCGAAACCGGGGCGTACGTCGAACCGGGAGCGCAGGTCGCCGCGGGCGCGCGGATCCTGCGCGGCGCATGGGTCGAATCCGACGCATTCGTCGGGCGCGACGCGCTCGTGGAGGAGCACGCCCACATCGGGCGCGGCGCCGCCATCGGCCCGGGAGCGCGCATCGGCGTCCGCACCCACGTGGGCGACCACGCGCGCGTGGCGAGCGGCGCCCTCATCGGAGACGACGAGACGATCGCCGACGGACAGGCCGTCGCCACGGATCGCCGCGGCCTCTGGCTCGCTGCCTGA
- a CDS encoding LysR substrate-binding domain-containing protein translates to MTRGSGRRARRPARPIERGSRKPPPKAPSPSRPATAREPGSVGDRTGVFRLGVVPGTTPGTWISRWRERLPGVELQLVPVEAREAREILDARSADAVLARLPLQADGLHVIRLYDEVPVVVFDKASHLAAADELRAIDLEGQVRIVPADDVLPGLELPGTVAPSFPSLATTADAIETVAAGVGIVVVPQSLARLHHRRDTDYRPLADGPVSTVALAWIAEQTTPDVEAFVGIVRGRTARSSRA, encoded by the coding sequence ATGACCAGGGGTTCCGGCCGAAGGGCGCGCCGACCCGCGCGGCCGATCGAGCGCGGCAGCCGGAAGCCGCCGCCGAAGGCGCCTTCACCCTCGCGACCGGCCACCGCTCGGGAGCCGGGGTCGGTCGGCGACCGCACGGGCGTCTTCCGCCTGGGGGTCGTGCCCGGCACGACGCCGGGGACCTGGATCTCCCGCTGGCGCGAACGCCTGCCGGGCGTCGAGTTGCAGCTCGTGCCCGTCGAGGCGCGCGAGGCGCGCGAGATCCTCGACGCACGATCCGCCGACGCCGTCCTGGCGCGCCTGCCTCTGCAGGCGGACGGACTCCATGTCATCAGGCTCTACGACGAGGTGCCCGTCGTCGTGTTCGACAAGGCTTCGCATCTCGCGGCCGCCGACGAGCTCCGAGCGATCGACCTCGAGGGCCAGGTGCGTATCGTGCCGGCCGACGACGTCCTTCCGGGACTGGAGCTGCCCGGCACGGTGGCCCCGTCGTTCCCCTCCCTCGCGACCACCGCCGACGCGATCGAAACGGTGGCGGCGGGGGTGGGCATCGTCGTCGTTCCGCAGTCGCTGGCCCGTCTGCACCACCGCCGGGACACCGATTACCGCCCCCTGGCCGACGGACCGGTCTCCACGGTCGCGCTCGCCTGGATCGCGGAGCAGACGACCCCGGATGTCGAGGCTTTCGTCGGCATCGTGCGCGGGCGCACCGCCCGATCCTCGCGCGCGTGA